From one Astatotilapia calliptera chromosome 10, fAstCal1.2, whole genome shotgun sequence genomic stretch:
- the LOC113030143 gene encoding complement C1q-like protein 2 isoform X2, protein MEDTQAVLRELTASVAVQKEQITVLQKETQEQTAKLKSEIDQLKLQSTDGAAKLKTEIDALKQELQATHVAFSAAVLLPGTGPYVGPFNTETTLVFKHVITNIGNAYNPSTGIFTAPVRGVYHFELHMFGHGGVAVGAYLYKNQGLVVIAYEHQTAAGELSGSNGASLLLEVGDQVFVRLLDGRRIYDNQNHHTTFSGHLIFTM, encoded by the exons ATGGAG GACACCCAAGCTGTGCTGAGAGAGCTGACCGCCTCAGTGGCTGTGCAGAAAGAGCAGATCACGGTCCTACAGAAAGAGACTCAAG AACAGACCGCAAAGCTGAAGAGTGAAATTGACCAGCTGAAGCTGCAGTCTACAG ATGGTGCAGCAAAGCTGAAGACTGAGATTGACGCGCTGAAGCAGGAGCTACAAG ccacACATGTGGCTTTCTCAGCAGCTGTGCTTCTTCCAGGCACTGGACCATACGTCGGACCCTTTAACACAGAGACCACTCTGGTCTTCAAACATGTTATCACGAACATTGGAAATGCCTACAACCCATCCACAG GTATTTTCACTGCACCAGTGAGAGGAGTCTACCACTTTGAGTTGCACATGTTTGGACATGGTGGTGTTGCTGTAGGTGCTTATTTGTACAAGAATCAAGGGCTCGTTGTTATTGCATATGAACACCAAACAGCAGCTGGAGAACTGAGTGGCTCTAATGGAGCCTCACTGCTTCTAGAGGTTGGAGATCAGGTGTTTGTGCGTCTCCTCGATGGTAGAAGGATATATGACAATCAAAATCATCACACCACCTTCAGTGGTCATCTGATCTTCACCATGTGA
- the LOC113030143 gene encoding complement C1q-like protein 2 isoform X1 has protein sequence MEVIVFFSLLLSVCTVSANLAEADKSSNQQPCPQDTQAVLRELTASVAVQKEQITVLQKETQEQTAKLKSEIDQLKLQSTDGAAKLKTEIDALKQELQATHVAFSAAVLLPGTGPYVGPFNTETTLVFKHVITNIGNAYNPSTGIFTAPVRGVYHFELHMFGHGGVAVGAYLYKNQGLVVIAYEHQTAAGELSGSNGASLLLEVGDQVFVRLLDGRRIYDNQNHHTTFSGHLIFTM, from the exons ATGGAGGTCATTGTGTTTTTCTCGCTGTTGCTTTCAGTCTGCACTGTTTCAGCAAATCTGGCTGAAGCAGATAAGTCTTCAAACCAACAACCCTGTCCACAGGACACCCAAGCTGTGCTGAGAGAGCTGACCGCCTCAGTGGCTGTGCAGAAAGAGCAGATCACGGTCCTACAGAAAGAGACTCAAG AACAGACCGCAAAGCTGAAGAGTGAAATTGACCAGCTGAAGCTGCAGTCTACAG ATGGTGCAGCAAAGCTGAAGACTGAGATTGACGCGCTGAAGCAGGAGCTACAAG ccacACATGTGGCTTTCTCAGCAGCTGTGCTTCTTCCAGGCACTGGACCATACGTCGGACCCTTTAACACAGAGACCACTCTGGTCTTCAAACATGTTATCACGAACATTGGAAATGCCTACAACCCATCCACAG GTATTTTCACTGCACCAGTGAGAGGAGTCTACCACTTTGAGTTGCACATGTTTGGACATGGTGGTGTTGCTGTAGGTGCTTATTTGTACAAGAATCAAGGGCTCGTTGTTATTGCATATGAACACCAAACAGCAGCTGGAGAACTGAGTGGCTCTAATGGAGCCTCACTGCTTCTAGAGGTTGGAGATCAGGTGTTTGTGCGTCTCCTCGATGGTAGAAGGATATATGACAATCAAAATCATCACACCACCTTCAGTGGTCATCTGATCTTCACCATGTGA